One window of Bacteroidales bacterium genomic DNA carries:
- a CDS encoding tetrathionate reductase family octaheme c-type cytochrome, with product MKKTIYFVLIILFPISALFAAQSNEEETDNQSTIKLTNYVRKADRVNRKVVDHSKFAVLQQDFKRPQDVTLACLSCHNERHTEIMANNHWTWERTEKLNGRGEVSLGKKNILNNFCIGTSSNRETCTRCHIGYGWKDETFDFNKKENIDCLVCHDQSGIYKKEPGKAGYPYEGINLNIVAQSVAPPERANCGICHYWGGGGNNVKHGDLDKAMDNCSTEIDVHMGTDGENMSCIECHITENHNITGKLYALSSENKNRISCAQCHTEAPHKDDLLNKHGLRIACQTCHIPFYAKANSTKMWWDWSTAGRLDEDGNTIHESDADGNHNYLSIKGSFVWDQNVKPEYYWFNGLADHHLITDTISEIPVQMNTLDGAYSDKGANCKTKGCSKIWPVKVHRGKQPYDVINNTLVQVNTYAKKKGEGAYWKDFDWNLAIEKGMEYVGLPYSGEYGFIETEMYWPLNHQVSPASQSLTCIECHTNSTDGRLASLTDFYMPGRDSNAWIDNIGLILIILSFIGVVIHGGLRILMRKNCLHD from the coding sequence ATGAAAAAAACCATTTACTTCGTACTGATTATTCTGTTTCCAATTTCGGCTTTATTTGCAGCTCAAAGCAATGAGGAAGAAACAGATAATCAATCAACGATAAAACTAACAAACTATGTGAGAAAAGCCGATCGGGTAAACCGAAAAGTTGTTGATCACAGTAAGTTTGCAGTATTGCAACAAGATTTTAAACGACCACAGGATGTTACTTTAGCCTGTTTGAGTTGCCATAATGAAAGACATACTGAAATTATGGCTAATAACCATTGGACTTGGGAACGAACCGAAAAACTTAATGGTCGTGGAGAAGTTTCTTTAGGAAAGAAAAATATTCTCAATAACTTTTGTATTGGCACTTCCTCAAATCGAGAAACCTGTACTCGATGTCATATTGGTTACGGTTGGAAAGATGAAACTTTCGATTTCAATAAAAAAGAAAATATTGATTGTTTAGTTTGTCATGATCAATCAGGAATTTATAAAAAAGAACCCGGAAAAGCAGGCTATCCTTATGAGGGAATTAACCTTAACATAGTTGCACAAAGTGTAGCACCACCGGAAAGAGCCAACTGTGGCATTTGTCATTATTGGGGAGGTGGTGGAAACAATGTAAAACATGGCGATTTAGATAAAGCTATGGACAATTGTTCCACAGAAATTGATGTTCATATGGGTACTGATGGCGAAAACATGAGTTGTATAGAATGTCATATAACAGAAAATCACAATATAACCGGCAAGCTTTATGCACTTTCATCAGAAAATAAAAATCGTATAAGCTGTGCACAATGCCATACCGAAGCTCCACATAAAGACGATTTATTAAATAAACATGGTCTTCGTATTGCATGTCAAACCTGTCATATTCCTTTTTATGCTAAAGCTAATAGCACTAAAATGTGGTGGGACTGGTCAACTGCCGGTAGATTAGATGAAGATGGAAATACAATTCACGAATCTGATGCCGATGGAAATCACAACTACCTCTCTATTAAAGGTTCGTTTGTATGGGATCAAAATGTAAAACCGGAGTATTACTGGTTTAACGGCTTAGCCGATCACCATTTAATTACAGACACTATTTCCGAAATTCCTGTTCAAATGAACACTCTTGATGGTGCATATTCCGATAAAGGAGCTAATTGTAAAACCAAAGGATGCTCAAAAATATGGCCTGTAAAAGTACATCGTGGAAAACAACCATATGATGTAATAAATAATACACTCGTACAGGTTAATACATATGCTAAAAAGAAAGGAGAGGGTGCATATTGGAAAGACTTTGACTGGAATTTGGCTATTGAGAAAGGAATGGAATACGTTGGTTTACCTTATAGTGGCGAATACGGTTTTATTGAAACGGAAATGTATTGGCCTCTTAATCATCAAGTTAGTCCCGCAAGCCAATCTTTAACCTGTATTGAATGTCACACAAATAGTACCGACGGACGATTGGCCTCGCTTACTGATTTTTATATGCCCGGAAGAGATTCAAACGCTTGGATAGATAATATCGGATTAATCCTGATTATACTGTCATTTATTGGAGTTGTTATTCACGGTGGTCTACGTATCCTTATGCGTAAAAATTGCTTACACGATTAA
- a CDS encoding rhodanese-like domain-containing protein — MKTKNILKITVFVLIGLMITACSTKESYQNVDELLAQVAPNVTEISVQELHQLFDDGEIIVLIDVREPNEFNPGYIPGAVNIPRGLIEFNVLKDEFWENQFLYPPLKTDLVVVYCKKGHRGLLAADVLQKFGFENVKWLKGGFKAWELAYPDEQLKNLEQVHDTGGEVGGC; from the coding sequence ATGAAAACAAAAAACATATTAAAAATTACTGTCTTTGTCCTTATCGGACTTATGATAACAGCTTGCAGCACAAAAGAATCATATCAAAATGTTGATGAATTACTAGCACAAGTAGCACCAAATGTTACTGAAATAAGTGTTCAAGAATTACATCAACTATTTGATGATGGCGAAATTATTGTTCTTATCGATGTTCGCGAGCCTAATGAGTTTAATCCTGGCTATATTCCAGGAGCCGTAAATATTCCTCGTGGATTAATAGAATTCAATGTTTTAAAAGATGAATTCTGGGAAAATCAATTCCTTTATCCTCCCCTAAAAACCGATTTAGTAGTGGTGTATTGTAAAAAAGGCCACCGCGGTTTGTTAGCTGCAGACGTGCTTCAAAAATTCGGTTTCGAAAATGTTAAATGGTTAAAAGGCGGATTTAAAGCATGGGAATTAGCTTATCCTGATGAGCAACTAAAAAATCTAGAACAAGTTCATGATACAGGTGGCGAAGTAGGCGGTTGCTAA
- a CDS encoding cytochrome b/b6 domain-containing protein, with product MKIYIYQAFERFWHWMQVLLIFALAITGLEIHGTFEILGYRTAVWTHDTASWTLIILVVFAIFWHFTTGEWRQYIPTTKLLKEQIEYYITGIFKGAEHPTNKLVYNKFNPLQRFTYLGLKMLVIPVMGITGLSYMYLNYPNQGFQLAGLDIVAYLHTAGAYFLIVFVIVHVYLTTTGHKPLSAIIAMITGWEEVDEKGARAMLANEMEVALKITKARLKTSGDKSDLLDNALAETEEKLGMKTEEKFRDVVANSGAGYFRINSKGIYEEVNKAWASLYKFDSIDDVIGKHYSLSRSPEEFKELEITFKKVLKGETIPHGEVTRICQDGSVGHHTVTMTPVVHNKEIVAVEGFILDTTARLLAEKELLENKIRLEQLLAERDNK from the coding sequence ATGAAAATATATATTTATCAAGCATTTGAAAGATTTTGGCATTGGATGCAAGTTCTTCTAATTTTTGCATTAGCCATCACCGGATTAGAAATTCATGGTACTTTCGAGATTCTCGGATATAGAACAGCCGTTTGGACTCATGATACTGCTTCTTGGACACTCATTATATTGGTTGTATTTGCAATTTTCTGGCATTTTACCACAGGGGAGTGGAGACAATATATTCCCACAACCAAACTCTTAAAAGAGCAAATAGAATATTATATCACAGGCATTTTTAAAGGTGCTGAACACCCTACTAATAAGTTGGTTTACAATAAATTTAATCCTTTACAACGGTTTACTTATTTAGGACTTAAAATGTTAGTTATACCTGTGATGGGAATTACAGGTCTATCGTATATGTATCTCAATTATCCTAATCAAGGCTTTCAGCTTGCGGGCTTGGATATTGTTGCGTATTTACATACCGCCGGAGCTTATTTCCTAATAGTATTTGTTATCGTTCATGTTTACTTAACCACTACCGGACATAAACCATTATCGGCTATTATAGCTATGATTACCGGTTGGGAAGAAGTGGATGAAAAAGGAGCCAGAGCCATGCTTGCTAATGAAATGGAAGTAGCATTAAAAATCACAAAAGCCCGCTTAAAAACAAGTGGTGATAAAAGTGATCTATTAGATAACGCATTAGCAGAAACAGAAGAAAAATTAGGCATGAAAACAGAAGAAAAATTCCGTGATGTGGTAGCCAATAGCGGTGCCGGATATTTTAGGATAAATAGTAAGGGTATTTACGAAGAAGTAAATAAAGCTTGGGCTTCCCTTTATAAATTTGACTCTATAGATGACGTAATAGGAAAACATTATTCTCTGAGTCGTTCTCCTGAAGAATTTAAAGAATTAGAAATCACATTTAAAAAAGTACTAAAAGGCGAAACAATACCTCATGGTGAAGTAACGCGTATTTGTCAGGATGGATCCGTAGGGCATCATACTGTTACTATGACTCCCGTTGTACACAATAAAGAAATTGTTGCTGTTGAAGGTTTTATTCTTGATACAACAGCTCGTCTTTTAGCAGAAAAAGAGTTGCTCGAGAATAAAATTCGTTTAGAGCAGCTTCTTGCCGAAAGGGATAATAAATAA
- a CDS encoding sulfurtransferase produces MKNTKQIYGLILAFLFLVPSLFAQGLFDAKGYAKAAKDKNVKVISVQSAKNYRVSHLRNAINIDLKALTKEGKPEGVLKPAADVAQYLGDHGISNTNTIIVYDDGNNKYAGRMYWILKYMGVADVKILQKDMKAWRAARIPLTPAPTKASKANFTANTDASIFVDTEWVKANLKNANVLFVDARAPKEYMGTDGKSPGHIPGAINLEWKSFGKEGGVLKSNEEIVNMLNAAGITSDKTIVFYCGTAVRAGLPFFVLSSLLDYPNVKVYDEAMNGWSFDSANPIEK; encoded by the coding sequence ATGAAAAATACAAAACAAATTTATGGCCTTATTCTAGCATTTCTCTTCCTTGTTCCTTCTTTATTTGCTCAAGGACTATTCGATGCTAAAGGATATGCTAAAGCCGCTAAGGATAAAAACGTTAAAGTTATATCTGTACAATCGGCTAAAAATTACAGAGTATCACATTTGCGTAATGCTATTAATATCGATTTAAAAGCACTTACCAAAGAAGGTAAACCGGAAGGTGTTTTAAAACCTGCTGCTGATGTTGCTCAATATTTAGGCGATCATGGTATTTCTAATACCAATACCATTATTGTTTATGATGATGGGAATAATAAATATGCCGGACGCATGTATTGGATTTTAAAATATATGGGTGTTGCCGATGTGAAAATTCTACAAAAAGATATGAAAGCGTGGCGTGCAGCTCGTATACCACTTACTCCTGCACCAACAAAAGCTAGTAAAGCTAATTTTACAGCTAATACAGACGCTTCAATTTTTGTTGATACTGAATGGGTAAAAGCTAATTTAAAAAATGCTAATGTACTTTTTGTTGATGCTCGTGCTCCAAAAGAATATATGGGTACCGATGGTAAAAGTCCCGGTCATATCCCCGGTGCTATTAATTTAGAGTGGAAAAGTTTTGGAAAAGAAGGTGGTGTGTTAAAATCTAATGAGGAAATAGTAAATATGTTAAATGCTGCCGGAATAACATCTGATAAGACTATTGTATTTTATTGCGGTACAGCTGTTCGTGCAGGATTACCTTTCTTTGTGTTAAGCTCTTTATTAGATTATCCTAATGTAAAAGTTTATGATGAAGCTAT